In Dolichospermum flos-aquae CCAP 1403/13F, the following proteins share a genomic window:
- a CDS encoding Pepco domain-containing protein: MTDKNWQDEELWIVTASSSDNGSKQGMKAVRGNGNPYSSPAVTDEEIKNSRITAGTLAKQMSHFVGVISGVFSNVQKQVETQGELQLDEITLTVEISSEGEIKLLGTGVKAAGKGAIELKFKRSSPQSPVN, encoded by the coding sequence ATGACAGACAAAAACTGGCAAGATGAAGAACTGTGGATTGTCACCGCAAGTAGTTCTGATAATGGTTCAAAACAAGGGATGAAAGCTGTTAGAGGTAATGGTAATCCTTACAGTAGTCCTGCGGTTACGGATGAAGAAATAAAAAACAGTCGCATTACAGCCGGCACCTTAGCGAAGCAAATGTCGCACTTTGTGGGTGTAATCAGTGGTGTGTTTAGTAATGTTCAGAAGCAAGTCGAAACCCAAGGGGAACTCCAGCTTGATGAAATTACCCTCACGGTAGAAATTAGTAGTGAAGGTGAAATTAAATTACTGGGTACGGGTGTAAAGGCTGCTGGTAAGGGTGCAATTGAGCTAAAATTTAAGCGTTCATCACCCCAATCACCTGTAAATTGA
- the mnmG gene encoding tRNA uridine-5-carboxymethylaminomethyl(34) synthesis enzyme MnmG yields the protein MHNSAEFQDAYDVIVVGAGHAGCEAALATARLGCRTLLLTLNLDKIAWQPCNPAVGGPAKSQLTHEIDALGGEIGKIADRTYLQKRILNSSRGPAVWALRAQTDKREYAAIMKGIVENQENLTIREAMVTDLILDDHNEVIGLETYFGVSFHCKAVILTTGTFLGGKIWVGNKSMAAGRAGEFAAEGLTQTLNRLGFETGRLKTGTPARVDKRSVDYSQMEIQPGDEAVRWFSFDPQVWVEREQMPCHMTRTTTETHRLIRENLHLSPVYGGWVEAKGPRYCPSIEDKIVRFADKESHQIFIEPEGRDIPELYIQGFSTGLPETLQVLMLRSLTGLENCVMLRPAYAVEYDYLPATQCFTTLMTKKIPGLFCAGQVNGTTGYEEAAAQGIVAGINAARFVRGEEMIIFPREQSYIGTLIDDLCTKDLREPYRMLTSRSEYRLLLRSDNADLRMTPLGREIGLIDDRRWDLYTQKQAQITAEKERLHCTRIKENEPVGQAIAQDTQQAIKGSITLADLLRRSGIHYIDLERHGLHNPNLKQAEKEGAEIDIKYAGYLARQQHQIDQVARQANRQLPGDLNYSTIETLSKESREKLNKVKPLTIGQAARIGGVNPADINALLIYLEIAKNKVAPAISQ from the coding sequence ATGCACAATTCCGCTGAATTCCAAGACGCTTATGATGTGATTGTCGTCGGTGCAGGTCACGCCGGTTGCGAAGCAGCACTTGCTACTGCCCGCCTCGGTTGTCGAACTCTGCTATTGACCCTAAACTTAGATAAAATCGCTTGGCAACCTTGTAACCCCGCTGTGGGTGGACCTGCCAAGTCCCAATTAACCCATGAAATAGATGCTTTAGGGGGGGAAATTGGCAAAATAGCAGACCGGACATACCTGCAAAAACGCATCCTCAACTCTTCACGAGGTCCTGCGGTATGGGCATTACGGGCGCAAACTGATAAGCGGGAATATGCGGCGATAATGAAGGGAATTGTCGAAAATCAAGAGAATTTGACAATTCGTGAAGCCATGGTAACAGATTTAATCTTAGATGATCATAATGAAGTTATTGGTTTAGAAACTTATTTTGGCGTATCTTTTCACTGCAAAGCGGTAATTCTCACCACCGGCACATTTTTAGGTGGCAAAATTTGGGTGGGGAATAAATCCATGGCCGCAGGACGCGCAGGAGAGTTTGCAGCGGAAGGGTTAACACAAACTCTCAACCGCTTAGGATTTGAAACCGGTAGACTGAAAACTGGCACACCGGCACGGGTTGATAAGCGTTCCGTTGATTATAGTCAAATGGAAATTCAACCGGGTGACGAAGCTGTGCGGTGGTTTAGTTTTGACCCCCAAGTGTGGGTAGAACGGGAACAAATGCCTTGTCACATGACCCGCACCACTACGGAAACTCATCGTTTAATTCGGGAAAATTTACATCTGTCCCCGGTATATGGTGGGTGGGTGGAAGCAAAAGGACCCCGCTATTGTCCGAGTATTGAAGATAAAATTGTCCGCTTTGCCGATAAGGAAAGTCACCAAATCTTTATTGAACCGGAAGGAAGGGATATTCCTGAATTGTATATCCAAGGGTTTTCCACTGGGTTACCTGAAACTTTGCAAGTTTTAATGTTGCGGAGTTTGACGGGTTTAGAAAACTGTGTAATGTTACGTCCGGCTTATGCAGTAGAGTATGACTATTTACCCGCAACTCAGTGTTTTACCACATTAATGACTAAGAAAATCCCCGGATTATTTTGTGCAGGACAGGTAAACGGGACTACAGGTTATGAAGAAGCTGCCGCTCAAGGGATAGTAGCGGGAATCAATGCAGCGCGGTTTGTGCGGGGTGAAGAAATGATTATTTTCCCCCGTGAACAAAGTTATATTGGTACATTAATTGACGACCTGTGTACGAAGGATTTACGAGAACCTTATCGAATGCTTACCAGTCGCTCAGAGTATCGGTTATTACTGCGTTCCGACAATGCTGATCTGCGTATGACACCTCTGGGACGGGAAATAGGTTTAATTGATGACCGGCGCTGGGACTTGTATACTCAAAAACAAGCACAAATTACTGCGGAGAAAGAACGCCTACATTGTACTAGAATAAAGGAGAATGAGCCAGTGGGGCAAGCGATCGCTCAAGACACCCAACAAGCAATTAAAGGCTCTATTACTCTTGCTGATTTACTGCGTCGTTCAGGTATCCATTACATTGATTTAGAACGTCACGGACTCCATAACCCCAACCTCAAACAAGCGGAAAAAGAAGGAGCAGAAATTGATATTAAGTACGCGGGTTATTTAGCAAGACAGCAACACCAAATTGACCAAGTTGCCCGTCAAGCAAATCGCCAGCTACCTGGTGATTTAAACTACTCAACCATTGAAACTCTCTCTAAAGAATCTAGAGAAAAGCTGAACAAAGTTAAACCCCTCACCATTGGACAAGCTGCGAGAATTGGGGGAGTTAACCCAGCCGATATCAACGCCCTGCTGATATATTTAGAAATAGCTAAAAACAAGGTTGCTCCAGCGATTTCCCAATAA
- a CDS encoding SUMF1/EgtB/PvdO family nonheme iron enzyme, with protein sequence MAKNCAVVIGVNEYDEIQCLQYAKTDAERVRDYFSTGLGVQPNYLYFFSDDSPRNSLGKKTQPTYGTLNSFFNDRFEQPFLESGDTLWFYFSGHGMPHEGRDYLLPIDGNPRTVPNLAIPITYITERLRRSGADNVVLFIDACRSTGQKSAGLGIGEEKQQGVITFYSCSPSQVSYEIEDIQQGAFTHVLLNGLQIQGESNCATVERLYNYLRYQVPQLTQKHKNYPQTPYAAIEPATKLHYILLPKSATDRDISTLREDAMQAEIEGNFDLAFQLWVRVNVAAGGQDMKAIAAFGRLSNKQNLTPQPPSLPGKGEKSKPLSSQERGLERGSSEAQGQKIAVVKGSELTVNLGQGLTLELVRVPTGKFMMGMPPEERQIALENALKYNVEREKAEEWLDWSTPQHEVYLQEFLMGKYAVTNAQWYAVMKTKPSEQYDSEFQGDKQPVIGVSWHEAQAFCEKISEQTKRAVRLPTEAEWEYSCRAGTTTAFAFGKTITTDQVNYNGNYPYGDTPKGKYRECTVNVDSFTPNPWGLYQMHGNVWEWCWDEFHDSYSEKPARLKSNGNEPWGELKVVKEDNRAYICRGGSWYGNAIHCRSAVRDGDHARLQDTLLGFRVVFGSSSPGLS encoded by the coding sequence ATGGCTAAGAATTGCGCTGTTGTCATTGGCGTTAACGAATATGACGAAATTCAGTGCCTCCAGTATGCAAAAACTGATGCAGAACGGGTGCGCGATTATTTTTCAACTGGTTTAGGTGTACAACCAAACTATCTATATTTTTTCTCTGATGATTCACCGCGCAACAGCCTGGGAAAGAAAACTCAACCAACCTACGGTACACTAAACAGCTTTTTCAATGATCGCTTTGAACAGCCTTTTTTAGAATCTGGGGATACTCTCTGGTTCTATTTTAGCGGTCATGGGATGCCCCACGAAGGACGAGATTATTTATTACCCATAGATGGAAATCCTCGCACTGTACCCAATTTAGCAATTCCCATTACCTACATCACAGAACGTTTGCGGCGCAGTGGTGCGGATAATGTAGTGTTGTTTATTGATGCTTGTCGCAGCACTGGTCAAAAAAGCGCTGGTTTGGGAATTGGTGAAGAAAAACAGCAAGGTGTAATTACCTTTTATTCCTGTAGTCCCAGTCAGGTTTCCTACGAAATTGAGGACATTCAACAGGGTGCTTTTACTCATGTATTACTCAATGGGTTGCAAATTCAAGGTGAAAGCAACTGCGCGACGGTTGAACGGTTGTATAACTATTTGCGCTATCAAGTTCCCCAATTGACCCAAAAGCATAAAAATTATCCTCAGACTCCCTATGCTGCCATAGAACCTGCTACAAAATTGCATTATATTTTATTGCCTAAATCTGCCACTGACAGGGATATTAGCACCCTCAGAGAAGATGCTATGCAAGCAGAAATTGAAGGAAATTTTGATTTAGCTTTTCAGTTATGGGTGCGTGTGAACGTGGCCGCAGGTGGACAGGATATGAAAGCCATTGCAGCCTTTGGGAGATTGTCAAATAAGCAGAACCTAACCCCCCAACCCCCTTCCCTACCAGGGAAGGGGGAGAAATCAAAGCCTCTCTCCTCCCAGGAGAGAGGTTTGGAGAGAGGTTCTTCAGAAGCACAGGGACAGAAAATAGCAGTAGTAAAAGGCTCTGAGTTGACTGTAAATTTAGGTCAAGGCTTAACCCTGGAACTGGTGCGAGTGCCTACAGGGAAGTTTATGATGGGAATGCCCCCAGAAGAACGCCAAATAGCCCTAGAAAATGCCCTGAAATATAACGTAGAGCGTGAAAAGGCTGAAGAATGGTTAGACTGGTCTACCCCCCAGCATGAGGTGTATTTGCAAGAGTTTTTAATGGGCAAATATGCTGTTACCAATGCCCAATGGTACGCTGTCATGAAAACTAAGCCATCTGAGCAATATGATTCCGAGTTTCAAGGCGATAAGCAGCCTGTAATTGGCGTTTCCTGGCACGAAGCCCAGGCTTTTTGTGAAAAGATATCTGAACAAACAAAGCGGGCTGTCAGATTGCCCACAGAGGCAGAATGGGAATATTCCTGTCGGGCTGGAACAACTACAGCCTTTGCTTTTGGTAAGACTATTACAACTGATCAAGTTAACTATAACGGCAATTATCCTTATGGTGATACCCCCAAGGGCAAATATCGAGAATGTACCGTAAATGTGGATAGTTTCACCCCTAACCCCTGGGGTTTATATCAAATGCACGGGAATGTCTGGGAATGGTGCTGGGATGAATTTCACGACAGTTATAGCGAAAAGCCAGCGCGTTTAAAAAGTAATGGCAATGAACCTTGGGGAGAATTAAAGGTAGTTAAAGAAGATAACCGTGCTTATATATGTCGGGGCGGTTCTTGGTACGGCAATGCTATCCATTGCCGTTCGGCGGTTCGTGACGGGGACCACGCGCGTCTTCAAGACACTCTTCTCGGTTTTCGTGTTGTGTTCGGGTCTTCCTCGCCAGGACTTTCTTAG
- a CDS encoding alpha/beta hydrolase, translating into MFTQKSWKDFKVFAGVFCAVALTPFFVVNTSAQAADTVVIRYGLLEESVSLEELKKSTETGKLPASLGTYTKRMTEEQRRFLVEGLKIRIPINVITLDRLINTQIGTTILSDVSTAISRGDQAGLQAMKGGLVLGANSPQGLSILSFIAAYPSQRLEINLPQAITVARSLNGAFIRTQRFMFGLSPQVNPKDIKDIKVASLDPTQGGSAQVQTLKLSFNDQKRQRQIPLDVYFSTAATANKPVIVFSHGFGSVRTDLRYLAEHLASHGYVVAALEHPGSNETASKAVKKNKNQLVAPQEFLDRPRDISFILDELEKLNQTANSPLQGKLATNNVMVVGYSFGGGTALALAGGELQIENLKQSCQRKLGKTNLSEGLQCVAQALPEKTYQLRDNRIKQAIALNPTTSLMFGETGLTKVQIPTLILSSSADKITPPLTEQIMGFAKIPSPKWLVGVVGGSHLSVIDPKITPYQQGKPGKPILNKEVTGKQAQDVRKFLKGITLAMAAQLTPEASQYAPFLTSDYAQISSTRLFPLRIVRELSPEMIQEAQGPGMTANK; encoded by the coding sequence ATGTTCACACAAAAAAGCTGGAAGGATTTTAAGGTATTTGCAGGTGTATTTTGTGCTGTTGCTCTGACACCGTTTTTTGTAGTTAACACCTCTGCACAGGCCGCAGATACCGTTGTAATTCGCTATGGACTTTTGGAGGAATCTGTATCCTTAGAAGAGTTAAAAAAGTCTACAGAAACTGGCAAATTACCAGCTAGTTTGGGAACTTATACCAAGAGAATGACTGAAGAACAACGGCGCTTTTTGGTGGAGGGACTAAAAATCCGAATTCCCATAAATGTTATTACTTTAGATAGATTAATCAATACCCAAATTGGGACTACAATCCTCAGTGATGTCTCTACAGCTATTAGCCGTGGGGATCAAGCTGGATTACAAGCGATGAAAGGCGGATTAGTTTTAGGCGCTAATTCTCCACAGGGTTTATCTATACTGAGTTTTATAGCCGCATATCCCAGTCAACGTCTAGAAATTAATTTACCTCAAGCTATAACTGTAGCGAGGAGTTTGAATGGTGCATTTATCCGCACTCAGCGGTTTATGTTTGGTCTTTCTCCCCAGGTTAACCCCAAAGATATCAAAGATATCAAAGTTGCTTCTTTAGACCCGACTCAAGGAGGAAGCGCGCAGGTACAGACACTCAAGTTAAGTTTTAACGACCAAAAGCGTCAACGACAAATTCCCCTAGATGTTTATTTTTCTACTGCTGCAACTGCAAATAAACCTGTAATTGTCTTTTCTCACGGTTTTGGTTCAGTGCGAACTGACTTGCGTTATTTAGCTGAACATTTAGCTTCTCATGGTTATGTGGTTGCGGCTTTAGAACATCCTGGTAGTAATGAAACTGCTTCTAAAGCAGTCAAAAAAAATAAAAACCAACTGGTTGCACCCCAAGAATTTTTAGACCGTCCGCGTGATATCAGTTTTATTTTAGATGAATTGGAAAAACTTAACCAAACTGCGAATAGTCCCTTACAAGGAAAACTAGCAACTAATAACGTTATGGTTGTGGGTTATTCCTTTGGTGGGGGAACGGCTTTAGCATTAGCTGGGGGTGAATTACAAATCGAAAACCTGAAACAAAGCTGTCAGCGGAAATTAGGTAAGACTAATTTAAGTGAAGGTCTTCAGTGTGTGGCGCAAGCATTACCAGAAAAAACCTATCAATTGAGAGACAATAGAATTAAACAAGCGATCGCTCTTAATCCTACCACTTCTTTAATGTTTGGAGAAACTGGGTTAACAAAAGTACAAATTCCCACATTAATCCTCTCCAGTTCCGCAGATAAAATCACCCCACCATTAACTGAACAAATCATGGGTTTTGCCAAAATTCCCTCTCCAAAATGGTTAGTGGGTGTGGTTGGTGGTTCTCATTTGAGTGTGATAGATCCTAAAATCACTCCATATCAACAAGGAAAACCAGGTAAACCTATATTGAATAAAGAAGTAACTGGAAAACAGGCTCAAGATGTGCGGAAATTCCTCAAAGGCATTACCCTCGCAATGGCAGCACAGTTAACCCCTGAAGCTAGTCAATATGCTCCTTTTCTAACTTCTGACTACGCTCAAATTTCCTCAACTCGTCTATTTCCCTTGCGGATAGTGCGAGAACTTTCTCCTGAGATGATACAAGAAGCACAAGGTCCAGGTATGACAGCCAATAAATAA
- a CDS encoding ISAs1-like element ISAsp2 family transposase: MKLPPKITIVDHFKDLEDKRVERTKRHKLIDIVTIAICAVICGVDSWVLMEAYGKKKEKWLKQFLELPNGIPSHDTFARVFARIDPQQFQNCFLSWIKSINKITEGEVIAIDGKTLRHSYDKGKDKGAIHMVSAWATSNKLVLGQCKVEEKSNEITAIPELIKVLDIAGCLVTIDAMGCQKEIVKSIAEKSGEYIIALKKNQGNLYKNVEEIFKEAISKGFEGFKYSEFHTKEDKHGREEIRHYLMLSDIEERIDTDKKWVNLQSVGMVEYIRKVNGKTKVETGYYISSLTNNAKLLGESVRTHWGIENSLHWVLDVAFREDDCRIRKDNAPQNFAVIRHIAVNLLGKEKSQKLGTKSKQFCAGWDDEYLEKILECI; the protein is encoded by the coding sequence ATGAAGCTACCACCAAAAATCACAATAGTAGATCACTTTAAAGATTTAGAAGATAAAAGAGTTGAGAGAACAAAAAGGCATAAATTAATAGATATAGTAACCATTGCGATTTGTGCAGTGATCTGTGGAGTAGATAGTTGGGTATTGATGGAGGCTTATGGAAAAAAGAAAGAAAAATGGCTAAAACAATTTTTAGAACTTCCAAACGGGATTCCATCTCATGATACATTCGCCAGAGTATTTGCGAGAATAGATCCGCAACAATTTCAGAATTGTTTTTTGAGTTGGATAAAATCTATCAATAAAATTACAGAAGGAGAAGTCATAGCAATAGATGGGAAAACATTAAGGCATTCATATGATAAAGGAAAGGATAAAGGTGCGATTCACATGGTAAGTGCATGGGCAACTAGTAATAAATTAGTATTAGGACAATGTAAAGTAGAAGAAAAGTCAAATGAAATAACAGCCATACCGGAATTAATTAAAGTATTAGATATAGCCGGATGTTTAGTAACGATTGATGCGATGGGGTGTCAAAAAGAGATAGTAAAATCAATTGCAGAAAAATCAGGCGAATATATTATCGCACTCAAAAAGAATCAAGGTAATTTATATAAGAATGTAGAAGAAATCTTCAAAGAAGCTATATCTAAAGGGTTTGAGGGATTCAAATATAGTGAATTTCATACAAAAGAAGACAAACATGGAAGAGAAGAGATTCGTCATTATCTCATGTTATCAGACATAGAAGAAAGAATAGATACTGATAAGAAATGGGTAAATCTTCAAAGTGTAGGAATGGTAGAATATATACGAAAAGTTAATGGAAAAACGAAGGTTGAGACAGGCTATTATATAAGTAGTTTGACAAATAATGCGAAATTACTAGGAGAATCAGTCCGCACTCATTGGGGTATAGAGAATTCATTACACTGGGTTTTAGATGTAGCTTTTAGAGAAGATGATTGTCGGATAAGAAAGGATAATGCACCACAAAACTTTGCAGTTATTCGTCATATAGCAGTTAATCTTTTAGGAAAAGAAAAAAGCCAAAAACTAGGAACTAAAAGTAAGCAGTTTTGTGCAGGATGGGATGATGAATATTTAGAGAAGATTTTAGAATGTATCTGA